The Streptomyces sp. NBC_00483 genome contains the following window.
CTCACGCCCCGACCGTAGCCCGGCTCCTTCGTTGCGCGGCACCGGGGTTCTGGGACGGTGCCGCGGCCGACGCCCTCCATATGTGCAACCTGCACCGGGGTGCCGCCTTGCCCACCCTGCCGCCCTAGGCGGCAGATTGCCCAAGGCGCGTGCGGCCGACCGCGGCGGGTGGGGAGCCGTGGTGGGCGTCGCCCAAGGCGGTGGCGGCACCCCGTCGGACCGACGCCCCGGAGGGGGCGGGTGGGTGGGAGATGGGCGGGAGCCGGACGATTGCCCGCGGGCGGGTTGGCACTTCCAGCCCCGCGGCGGGTGGGCAATTAAAGCCCCGCCGGCGATTGAGGCGCGGGGTCCGGGGCGGAGCCCCGTGGCCTGGGCCACGGCAGGCCGCAAGCCACGTGGCACCGAGCCCATCAAGCCCCGCCTCTCGCACGAGAGCCCGCGGGGGCCGGGGCAGAGCCCCGTGGCCGGGGGACGGTGTGGCTATCGGAGCGCGGTCAGCCAGTCCACGAGCAGACGGTTGACCTCCGCAGGACGTTCCTGCTGGAGCCAGTGACCCGCCCCGGGCAGAACGTGCGACCCCGCGAGGCCCGGCAACGTCTTCGGGTACGCGGCAATCGCCTCCGCCAGCCAGGTCGTCGAGGCGTCCCGCCCCCCACCGATGAACAAGGACGGCTGCACGATCGGCGCACCGTCGTACGCCTCCAGGTCCTCCCAGTCCCGGTCCATGTTCCGGTACCGGGCAAGCGCACCCCCCATCCCCGTACGCTCGAACTCCCCCGCATACACGTCGAGTTCATCCTCGCTCAGCCACTCGGGCCGACCCCCGGGGAACCGGTCCCGCATCAGCCCACCACGCGTGACGAAATGCGGGTCAGGCGCATCCGCCCCCGGCATCGTGTCCGCGGAGAGCGCGGCATAGATCCCGCCCAGCCACCCCCGCACATCCGGCTCGATCTCCCCCTCCGCGCGCCCCGCCTCCTGGAAGTAGGAGACGTAGAACTCCTCCTCGCCGCCGCCCATCTGGGCGAACACCTCACTGGGCCTCGGCCCGCCCCGCGGCGCGTACGGCACGCTCAGCAGCCCCACCGCCCGAAAGACCTCCGGACGGACCAGCGCCGAGGTGGCGGCGATGTTCGCACCCCAGTCGTGGCCGATCACGACCGCCGACTCCTCACCGAGGGCACGGACCACGGCGACGTTGTCCTCGACGAGCTCGATCATCCGGTACGCGGCGATGTCGTCCGGCCGCGACGACCTCCCGTACCCCCGTACGTCGATCGCGGCCGCCCGATATCCGGCGGCGGCGAGCGCCGGAAGCTGCCGCCGCCACGAGTACCAGGACTCGGGGAACCCGTGCAGGAGCAGGACGAGCGGCCCCGTCCCCTGCTCCACGAGATGGGTGCGGCCCGCCGGTGAGGGCACAAGACGGTGGATCGGTTCGGGCAGGTCGGACAGGTCGGGCATCGTTTCCTCCAGCTCCGGGGAACTCCACGTCACCCTTCGATCCTGCCTCTACGACCGCCCGGCCCCCCGCCTTGTTGCCGGTTCGGCAAACCGCGGCGAGGCGACCGACGCCAGCACCACTCCGCCCAGGATCAGCACCATGCACCCCACCTGCGCCCACCCCATCGACTCCCCGAGGACGACGTACGACAGCGCGGCCACGCACACCGGCTGGAGGTAGTACACGACCCCCGCCCGCGCCGCCCCCACCATCGCGATCGCCTTGTTCCACGCGAAGAAGGCGACCGCCGACGACACCACTCCCACGTACAGCAGCGGCAGCGCCGTGCCCGCCCGCACCTCGAAGCCGCCCTGCACCGCCACGCTCGCCGCGTACACGGGCAGCAGCATCAGCGCGCCGAGCACGAAGGTCGCGAACAGGAAGGCCACGCCGCCGAGTTCACGCGGCTTGCGGCGCAGCAGCGCGCTGTACGAGCCGAAGCACACGGCCGCCACGACCACCCACAGGTCGCC
Protein-coding sequences here:
- a CDS encoding alpha/beta hydrolase encodes the protein MPDLSDLPEPIHRLVPSPAGRTHLVEQGTGPLVLLLHGFPESWYSWRRQLPALAAAGYRAAAIDVRGYGRSSRPDDIAAYRMIELVEDNVAVVRALGEESAVVIGHDWGANIAATSALVRPEVFRAVGLLSVPYAPRGGPRPSEVFAQMGGGEEEFYVSYFQEAGRAEGEIEPDVRGWLGGIYAALSADTMPGADAPDPHFVTRGGLMRDRFPGGRPEWLSEDELDVYAGEFERTGMGGALARYRNMDRDWEDLEAYDGAPIVQPSLFIGGGRDASTTWLAEAIAAYPKTLPGLAGSHVLPGAGHWLQQERPAEVNRLLVDWLTALR